One genomic window of Sodaliphilus pleomorphus includes the following:
- a CDS encoding DJ-1 family glyoxalase III encodes MKQSYLFLADGFEEIEALTTVDVMRRAGMPVVTVSITSSAMVTGAHQVAVKADALIADVDLGHAEWLICPGGMPGASNLAACEPLNQALKAQAQAGGKVAAICASPAVVLGPLGLLEGREAVCYPGMEAGMKGARVEYSKPVAIDGNIITGNGPSAANPFALAIVAHSVGEDVARRVAEGMLLYEGHYEFYF; translated from the coding sequence ATGAAACAGTCTTATTTGTTTTTGGCCGACGGTTTCGAGGAAATCGAGGCACTCACCACAGTCGACGTCATGCGACGCGCAGGAATGCCCGTCGTCACTGTATCAATCACCAGCAGCGCCATGGTGACAGGTGCTCACCAGGTGGCCGTGAAGGCCGATGCCCTCATTGCCGATGTTGACCTGGGGCACGCTGAGTGGCTCATTTGCCCCGGCGGCATGCCGGGAGCCAGCAACCTGGCTGCCTGCGAGCCCCTCAACCAGGCACTGAAAGCACAGGCACAGGCTGGCGGCAAGGTGGCCGCCATATGCGCCTCGCCAGCAGTGGTGCTGGGCCCGCTGGGGCTGCTCGAGGGCCGCGAGGCAGTGTGCTATCCTGGCATGGAGGCCGGCATGAAGGGCGCCCGGGTGGAGTATTCCAAACCCGTGGCCATCGACGGCAACATCATCACCGGCAACGGCCCGTCGGCAGCCAACCCGTTTGCCCTGGCCATCGTGGCTCACTCGGTGGGCGAGGATGTGGCACGACGCGTGGCCGAGGGCATGCTTCTCTACGAGGGCCACTACGAGTTCTACTTTTAG
- the dut gene encoding dUTP diphosphatase produces MQVKIVNKSPNALPAYSTEQSAGMDLRAWLTAPVTLQPLERKLIPTGISIALPQGYECQLRPRSGMALKRGLTLLNTPGTIDADYRGEIGVIVVNLSNEPQTIENGERLCQMVVARHEAVDWEAVDTLDSTQRGAGGFGHTGTK; encoded by the coding sequence ATACAAGTAAAAATCGTAAACAAGAGTCCCAACGCCCTGCCCGCCTACAGCACCGAGCAGAGCGCTGGCATGGACCTGCGCGCCTGGCTCACAGCTCCTGTCACGCTGCAGCCCCTCGAGCGCAAGCTCATCCCCACCGGTATTTCAATTGCCTTGCCCCAGGGCTACGAGTGCCAGCTGCGCCCCCGCAGCGGCATGGCCTTGAAGCGCGGCCTCACCCTGCTCAACACCCCCGGCACCATCGATGCCGACTATCGCGGCGAGATAGGCGTGATTGTGGTGAACCTGAGCAACGAGCCACAGACGATCGAAAACGGCGAGCGCCTGTGCCAGATGGTGGTGGCACGTCACGAGGCCGTCGACTGGGAGGCCGTCGACACCCTCGACAGCACCCAGCGCGGCGCCGGCGGCTTTGGGCACACGGGCACCAAGTAG
- a CDS encoding tetratricopeptide repeat protein, whose protein sequence is MHSSRNILLCLLAALVVLPLLAATRAKSTPSESDRRKAQYIFLEAERQKQDDNVEAFFDLTRYAHAVDPTNTAISYYYGYCLLSMHDVTKDEFQQGVSLMRQHVDAHPGDYYESMLYSDANLAIDQVQEALRVIKQLAAQNPGKPEILIREADCYNRLKDYRNAIAVYDSLESTQGRSVQLAVRKVHAYQALGDTAGALGEMHSLLATAPRNAEYNIAMASMLQQFGQNDSALYYLDCAQKYEPDNGQTYLAKAQYYNLTGDSVNYDKQIYLALTSKELDVDSKEGVLADYARHLLMSRDSSQRVATLFNVLLEQHPHEPTIRSLYSEYLVAKQDYKGAAEQLGYELDMDPTDAKAWHKLMLINMMDENYPAAIKAAKRALELNPDSIELYRYIAPAYFEMKQYDKALDTYDAALEKCDSNDFELRSDLTGGKGDVYFAMGDTLMAFDTYEKSLAINPDNTGILNNYAYFLAECDSDLSKAESMSGRAVNASPNNSTFLDTYAWVFFKEKNYDMALFYIKSAIDNDDSDNADLYQHYGAILYATGKVDEAVAQWKKALEMNPDEKLKELLNREINDKTYYEK, encoded by the coding sequence ATGCACTCATCACGTAATATACTACTATGCCTGCTCGCAGCACTGGTCGTGCTGCCGCTCCTGGCGGCCACGCGGGCCAAGAGCACGCCCAGCGAGAGCGACCGCCGCAAGGCCCAGTACATTTTTCTTGAGGCCGAGCGCCAGAAGCAAGACGACAATGTCGAGGCCTTCTTCGACCTCACGCGATATGCCCACGCTGTCGACCCCACCAACACGGCCATATCCTACTACTACGGCTACTGCCTGCTCTCGATGCACGACGTGACCAAAGACGAGTTCCAGCAGGGCGTGAGCCTGATGCGCCAGCACGTCGACGCACACCCGGGCGACTACTACGAGTCGATGCTCTACAGCGATGCCAACTTGGCCATCGACCAAGTGCAGGAAGCCCTGCGCGTGATCAAGCAGCTGGCAGCCCAGAATCCCGGGAAGCCCGAAATCCTGATACGCGAGGCCGACTGCTACAACCGCCTGAAGGACTACCGCAACGCCATCGCCGTCTACGACAGTCTGGAGTCGACACAAGGACGCTCGGTGCAGCTCGCCGTGCGCAAGGTGCACGCCTACCAGGCCCTGGGCGACACGGCAGGGGCCCTGGGCGAGATGCACTCGCTACTGGCAACGGCCCCGCGCAATGCCGAGTACAATATCGCCATGGCATCGATGCTGCAACAGTTTGGGCAAAACGACAGCGCGCTCTACTATCTCGACTGCGCGCAGAAGTATGAGCCCGACAACGGGCAAACCTACCTGGCCAAGGCACAATACTACAACTTGACCGGCGACTCGGTGAACTACGACAAGCAGATATACCTGGCCCTGACCAGCAAGGAACTCGACGTCGACAGCAAGGAGGGCGTGCTGGCCGACTATGCCCGCCACCTGCTCATGTCGCGCGACTCGAGCCAGCGCGTAGCCACGCTGTTCAACGTGCTGCTCGAGCAGCACCCCCACGAGCCCACCATACGCAGTCTTTACAGCGAATATCTCGTTGCCAAGCAAGACTACAAGGGCGCGGCCGAGCAACTGGGCTACGAGCTCGACATGGACCCCACCGACGCCAAGGCCTGGCACAAGCTCATGCTCATCAACATGATGGACGAGAACTACCCCGCCGCCATCAAGGCTGCCAAGCGCGCCCTCGAGCTCAACCCCGACAGTATCGAGCTCTACCGCTACATTGCCCCGGCCTACTTCGAGATGAAGCAATATGACAAAGCACTGGACACCTACGACGCGGCACTGGAGAAATGCGACAGCAACGACTTTGAGCTGCGCTCCGACTTGACGGGTGGCAAGGGCGACGTGTACTTTGCTATGGGCGACACGCTCATGGCCTTTGACACCTACGAGAAATCGCTCGCCATCAACCCCGACAACACAGGCATACTCAACAACTACGCCTATTTCCTGGCCGAGTGCGACAGCGACTTGAGCAAGGCCGAGAGCATGAGCGGCCGCGCAGTGAATGCCAGTCCCAACAATTCCACCTTTCTCGACACCTATGCCTGGGTGTTTTTCAAAGAGAAAAACTACGACATGGCACTCTTCTACATAAAATCGGCCATCGACAACGACGACAGCGACAACGCCGACCTCTACCAGCACTACGGGGCCATACTCTATGCCACCGGCAAGGTCGACGAGGCCGTGGCCCAGTGGAAGAAAGCCCTGGAAATGAATCCCGACGAGAAACTCAAGGAGCTGCTCAACCGCGAGATAAACGACAAGACCTATTACGAGAAATAG
- a CDS encoding DUF4292 domain-containing protein: protein MKKAITHITLALSLLLGLSACGSSKSAVAGRPAPTGQPATTVTGTSTLKETRLSTIAASFGNWNTMKAGGSVSLSGGQSLSSSMQVRMIRGKSIYISVRPLGMIEVAKMIITGDTLIVVDKLHKRYLCENVKLLTAGVPATVSTLQDIFLGRAFVLGKGTLNSGLASEVTLTHVDGSYMVQPKEQYQGFTYDFKFDQDNKIVSLEVTPATAAASTYAVDYSDVRATAAGRIAGRIDVATRVNKTDFKLKLEYGGITWNEAVKIDTQLPENYKRIAGASLLNMLGQQ from the coding sequence ATGAAAAAAGCAATCACACATATCACACTGGCACTGAGCCTGCTGCTCGGCCTGAGCGCATGCGGGTCGTCGAAAAGCGCCGTTGCAGGCCGCCCGGCACCCACAGGCCAGCCCGCCACAACCGTTACAGGCACGTCAACCCTCAAAGAGACCCGCTTGAGCACCATCGCCGCCTCATTTGGCAACTGGAACACGATGAAGGCCGGCGGCTCGGTGAGCCTGAGCGGCGGCCAGTCGCTGTCGTCGTCGATGCAAGTGCGCATGATAAGGGGCAAGAGCATCTACATCTCGGTGCGGCCCCTGGGCATGATCGAGGTAGCCAAGATGATCATCACCGGCGACACACTCATCGTGGTCGACAAGTTGCACAAGCGCTACCTGTGCGAGAATGTGAAACTGCTCACCGCCGGCGTCCCAGCCACAGTGAGCACCCTGCAAGACATCTTCCTGGGGCGCGCCTTTGTGCTTGGCAAGGGCACACTCAACAGCGGCCTGGCCAGCGAGGTGACGCTCACCCACGTCGACGGCAGCTACATGGTGCAGCCCAAAGAGCAATACCAGGGCTTCACCTACGACTTCAAGTTTGACCAAGACAACAAGATCGTATCGCTCGAGGTGACCCCCGCCACCGCCGCTGCCAGCACCTATGCCGTCGACTACAGTGACGTGCGTGCCACGGCAGCCGGACGCATCGCCGGCCGCATCGACGTGGCCACACGAGTGAACAAAACCGATTTCAAGCTCAAGCTCGAGTATGGCGGTATCACTTGGAACGAGGCCGTAAAAATCGACACCCAGCTACCCGAAAACTACAAGCGAATCGCAGGCGCAAGCCTGCTCAACATGTTAGGCCAACAATGA
- a CDS encoding GNAT family N-acetyltransferase, which translates to MIEILQYTPEYHLQWDEFVNASRNGTFLFYRKYMEYHSDRFTDCSLIAQRDGKLLAMLPANRDGQVLYSHQGLTFGSWIVPLKHFDVTVMLEIWDAAAAWLKKHGIATVIYKAVPHIYHRYPCEEDLYALFRHNATLVESNISTTILLEDPLGFDRGNKSGTNAARKAGVVVEESEDWAGYWQVLDQVLMERHDTHPVHSLAEIELLHDRFPQNIRLYTATLPPACDDGKAEIVAGVVMYFTRAVAHSQYIASSPRGRELKALPLLFDTLIKSAQEAGYKYFDFGISNENHGRYLNSGLVQQKSRMGGRGIVYNTYKIAL; encoded by the coding sequence ATGATCGAAATTTTGCAATACACCCCCGAGTACCACTTGCAGTGGGACGAGTTTGTTAACGCCTCGCGCAACGGCACCTTTCTGTTCTACCGCAAGTATATGGAGTACCACAGCGACCGTTTCACCGACTGCTCGCTCATTGCGCAACGCGACGGCAAGCTCCTGGCCATGCTGCCAGCCAACCGCGACGGCCAGGTGCTCTACTCCCACCAGGGACTCACCTTCGGCAGCTGGATTGTGCCGCTCAAGCACTTCGACGTGACTGTGATGCTCGAGATATGGGATGCAGCCGCCGCGTGGCTCAAGAAGCACGGCATAGCCACAGTCATCTACAAGGCAGTGCCCCACATCTATCACCGCTATCCTTGCGAGGAAGACCTCTACGCCCTGTTTCGCCACAACGCCACGCTCGTCGAGAGCAACATCTCCACCACCATTCTGCTCGAGGACCCCCTGGGCTTTGACCGCGGCAACAAGAGCGGCACGAACGCAGCCCGCAAGGCCGGGGTCGTCGTCGAGGAGAGCGAGGACTGGGCCGGCTACTGGCAGGTGCTCGACCAGGTGCTCATGGAGCGTCACGACACCCACCCGGTGCACTCGCTCGCCGAGATAGAACTGCTGCACGACCGCTTTCCGCAAAACATCAGGCTCTATACCGCCACCCTGCCCCCGGCCTGCGACGACGGCAAGGCCGAGATTGTGGCCGGCGTGGTCATGTACTTCACACGCGCAGTGGCCCACAGCCAGTATATCGCCTCATCGCCCCGCGGGCGCGAGCTGAAGGCGCTGCCGCTGCTCTTCGACACCCTCATCAAGAGCGCACAGGAGGCAGGCTACAAGTACTTCGACTTCGGCATTTCCAACGAGAATCACGGCCGCTACCTTAACAGCGGCCTGGTGCAGCAGAAGTCGCGCATGGGTGGCCGGGGCATCGTGTACAACACCTACAAGATCGCACTCTGA
- a CDS encoding oligosaccharide flippase family protein, whose translation MAGKSNISRVAMKAMGIFGGVQMASIVCSIVRTKLVALWIGPVGVGLFGLFNQALDTINTAANLGTRQSSVRDISQAVERGDTRLIAKIVAVVRRWSLWLGLGGATLTMALAPVLSRCTFGDERHVWGFVALAAAVLLMTVANGEYAVFQGLARLKRLASATLWGTVAGLVISIPLFYYLREKSIVPSIVAYAAGCAFFALVMRDRRHPAPSITPRETVALGKGFVKLGIFMTLGNFVTMLAAYVFNAWLNTHAGTHEVGLYQAGYTLVYKYTGLVLTALGMEYYPRLARVASSKMRLRAFVSQEINIAMIVMAPIATLFILLRGPVVWLLYAPEFSPIVTFASWIMIGTIFRAVSWSIAFVTLAKGAGKVYLATESIDAVTGLVLNIVFYRQWGLTGLGLSFVVWYVLYTILVWVVYRRVFHLTLTGKCLYNVVWALVASLAVLLAMEHGLVAVAAGLTAATVTAGVFMAKKALRL comes from the coding sequence ATGGCAGGCAAGAGCAACATATCGCGCGTGGCCATGAAAGCCATGGGCATCTTCGGCGGGGTGCAAATGGCGAGCATCGTGTGCTCGATTGTGCGCACCAAGCTCGTGGCCCTGTGGATAGGTCCTGTGGGCGTGGGACTCTTCGGCCTTTTCAACCAGGCACTCGACACCATCAACACAGCTGCCAACCTGGGCACGCGCCAGAGCAGCGTGCGCGACATCTCGCAGGCTGTGGAGCGAGGCGACACCCGGCTCATTGCCAAGATAGTGGCTGTGGTGCGCCGCTGGTCGCTGTGGCTGGGTCTTGGCGGCGCCACGCTCACCATGGCCCTGGCGCCGGTGCTGAGCCGTTGCACCTTCGGCGACGAGCGGCACGTGTGGGGCTTTGTGGCCCTGGCTGCCGCGGTGCTGCTCATGACGGTGGCCAATGGCGAGTATGCCGTGTTTCAAGGTCTGGCCAGGCTCAAGCGGCTGGCCAGTGCCACCCTGTGGGGCACAGTCGCCGGACTTGTCATCTCGATACCGCTATTCTACTACTTGCGCGAGAAGAGCATCGTGCCCAGCATCGTGGCCTATGCCGCCGGCTGCGCCTTCTTTGCCCTGGTCATGCGCGACAGGCGGCATCCCGCACCCAGCATCACCCCCCGCGAGACTGTGGCACTGGGCAAGGGCTTTGTGAAGCTGGGCATTTTCATGACCCTGGGCAACTTTGTGACCATGCTTGCAGCCTATGTGTTCAATGCCTGGCTCAACACCCACGCCGGCACTCACGAGGTGGGCTTGTACCAGGCAGGCTACACGCTGGTGTACAAGTACACCGGTCTGGTGCTCACGGCCCTGGGCATGGAGTACTACCCTCGCCTGGCGCGCGTGGCATCGAGCAAAATGCGCTTGCGCGCCTTTGTGTCGCAAGAAATCAACATTGCCATGATTGTGATGGCGCCCATTGCCACCCTGTTCATCCTGCTGCGCGGGCCTGTCGTGTGGTTGCTCTATGCACCCGAGTTCAGTCCCATCGTCACCTTTGCCTCGTGGATAATGATAGGCACCATCTTCAGGGCAGTGTCGTGGAGCATAGCCTTTGTGACCCTGGCCAAGGGTGCCGGCAAGGTGTATCTCGCGACCGAGAGCATCGATGCCGTGACCGGGCTGGTGCTCAACATCGTGTTCTACCGCCAGTGGGGGCTCACGGGGCTGGGACTGTCGTTTGTAGTGTGGTACGTTCTCTACACGATTCTCGTGTGGGTGGTGTACAGGCGCGTGTTTCACCTCACCCTCACGGGCAAGTGCCTCTACAATGTAGTCTGGGCCTTGGTCGCCTCGCTCGCCGTGCTCCTGGCCATGGAGCACGGCCTTGTGGCTGTGGCGGCTGGTCTCACGGCGGCAACCGTAACTGCGGGTGTGTTCATGGCCAAGAAGGCGCTGCGGCTGTAG
- the trpS gene encoding tryptophan--tRNA ligase: MGKVILTGDRPTGRLHVGHYVGSLRRRVELQNEGDYDRMFVFMADVQALTDNADNPEKIRQNIIEVALDYLAAGLDPEKCTLFIQSQIPELSELTTYLMNLITVSRVQRNPTVKTEIKMRNFEANIPLGFFCYPVSQAADITLFKANIVPAGEDQEPMLEVTRELVNRFNNTYGPVLVEPSIMLPPEGACRRLPGIDGKAKMSKSLGNCIYLSDTADEVWQKVRSMYTDPTHVNLNDPGHVEGNMVFTYLDAFSTPEDFAECWPEYSGLDELKEHYCKGGLGDMKCKKFLNRVLNRTLEPMRERRREFEKDIPEVYNILKKGTESAREVAARTIDEVRHAMRIDYFNDAALIAEQAERFASKQQ; this comes from the coding sequence ATGGGAAAAGTAATATTGACGGGCGACCGTCCCACGGGCCGACTGCATGTGGGCCACTATGTGGGCTCGCTGCGCCGCCGCGTGGAGCTGCAAAACGAGGGTGACTACGACCGCATGTTTGTGTTTATGGCCGATGTGCAGGCCTTGACCGACAATGCCGACAACCCGGAAAAAATACGTCAAAACATCATCGAGGTGGCGCTCGACTATCTTGCCGCCGGCCTCGACCCCGAGAAGTGCACGCTATTTATACAAAGCCAGATTCCTGAGCTGAGCGAGCTCACTACCTACTTGATGAACCTCATCACCGTGTCGCGCGTGCAACGCAACCCCACGGTGAAGACCGAAATCAAGATGCGCAACTTCGAGGCCAACATCCCGCTGGGCTTTTTCTGCTACCCGGTGAGCCAGGCGGCCGACATTACGCTCTTCAAGGCCAACATCGTGCCTGCCGGCGAGGACCAGGAGCCCATGCTCGAGGTCACTCGCGAGCTGGTGAACCGCTTCAACAACACCTATGGCCCCGTGCTTGTAGAGCCCAGCATCATGCTGCCTCCCGAGGGGGCATGCCGCCGCCTGCCGGGCATCGACGGCAAGGCCAAGATGAGCAAGAGCCTGGGCAACTGCATCTACCTGAGCGACACTGCCGACGAGGTGTGGCAGAAGGTGCGCTCGATGTACACCGACCCCACCCACGTCAACCTCAACGACCCCGGCCACGTCGAGGGCAACATGGTGTTTACCTATCTCGACGCCTTCAGCACGCCCGAGGACTTTGCTGAGTGCTGGCCCGAGTACAGCGGCCTCGACGAGCTCAAGGAGCACTATTGCAAGGGTGGCTTGGGCGACATGAAGTGCAAGAAGTTCCTCAACCGGGTGCTCAACCGCACCCTGGAGCCCATGCGCGAGCGTCGTCGCGAGTTTGAAAAAGACATCCCCGAGGTTTACAACATCTTGAAGAAGGGCACCGAGAGTGCCCGCGAGGTAGCTGCCCGCACCATCGACGAGGTGCGCCACGCCATGCGCATCGACTACTTCAACGATGCCGCTCTCATTGCCGAGCAGGCCGAGCGCTTTGCCAGCAAGCAGCAGTGA
- a CDS encoding metal-sulfur cluster assembly factor, whose amino-acid sequence MTEEEKLHIEEETVKMLKTVFDPEIPVDIYSLGLVYKIDVDNEGNVQIDMTLTAPTCPMGDFLFEDIRQKVESIEGVKSVNVQLVFEPEWDQSMMSDEAKMELGML is encoded by the coding sequence ATGACAGAAGAAGAGAAACTCCACATCGAAGAGGAAACAGTGAAGATGCTCAAGACGGTGTTTGACCCCGAGATTCCGGTCGACATCTACAGCTTGGGGCTGGTCTACAAAATCGACGTCGACAACGAGGGCAACGTGCAAATCGACATGACACTCACGGCGCCCACCTGCCCCATGGGCGACTTCCTCTTTGAGGACATACGCCAGAAGGTGGAAAGCATCGAGGGCGTGAAGAGCGTGAACGTGCAACTCGTGTTTGAGCCCGAATGGGACCAAAGCATGATGAGCGACGAGGCCAAGATGGAACTGGGCATGCTGTGA
- a CDS encoding UDP-2,3-diacylglucosamine diphosphatase, which translates to MDSKKVTYFLSDLHLGATYLEDPRGNEARVARFLDSIHDTAQAVYLLGDILDYWYEYKTVVPRGYIRFLGALARLADAGVPVYWMTGNHDVWLFDYLRDEIGLTVLHKHVTTSIMGHEFLLSHGDDVGYQRPMYRFMRMCFNSRVCQVLYAAIHPRWTYAIAHGWSTQNRTHRRQKEMVARIARGVKNLIDFSSEHSQQHPEVKHYVYGHLHTARHEYLATGADVTFLGDWIRQYTYATFDGTQMQLHKYEG; encoded by the coding sequence ATGGACAGCAAGAAAGTGACATATTTCCTGAGCGACCTGCACCTGGGCGCCACCTACCTCGAGGACCCTCGGGGCAACGAGGCGCGTGTGGCACGGTTTCTCGACAGCATTCACGACACGGCCCAGGCCGTGTACTTGCTGGGCGATATACTCGACTACTGGTATGAGTACAAGACGGTGGTGCCGCGCGGCTACATCAGGTTTCTGGGCGCCCTGGCCCGTCTGGCCGATGCCGGCGTGCCCGTGTACTGGATGACGGGCAACCACGACGTGTGGCTCTTCGACTACCTGCGCGACGAGATAGGGCTCACGGTGCTGCACAAGCACGTGACCACCAGCATCATGGGGCACGAGTTTCTGCTCTCGCACGGCGACGACGTGGGCTACCAGCGGCCCATGTACCGCTTCATGCGCATGTGCTTCAACAGCCGCGTGTGCCAGGTGCTCTATGCCGCCATACACCCGCGCTGGACCTATGCCATAGCCCACGGCTGGAGCACGCAGAACCGCACCCACCGCCGGCAAAAGGAAATGGTGGCCCGCATAGCACGCGGCGTGAAAAACCTCATCGACTTCTCGAGCGAGCACTCGCAGCAACACCCCGAGGTGAAGCACTATGTGTACGGGCACCTGCACACGGCGCGGCACGAGTACCTGGCCACGGGGGCCGATGTCACCTTTCTGGGCGACTGGATAAGGCAATACACCTATGCCACCTTCGACGGCACACAGATGCAGCTGCACAAGTATGAGGGCTAA
- the dgt gene encoding dGTP triphosphohydrolase, which produces MNWDALICDVRLGLEHYHDDNKGGVRSDFERDFDRLVFSSPFRRLQNKTQVFPLPGSIFVHNRLTHSLEVSCVGKSLAGEVAKRLMLKYAGEPWATRLPAMSEIVAAACLAHDLGNPPFGHSGEKTIGAYFSEGGGQVLKPHLNERQWDDLIHFEGNANSFRTLVHQFKGRRPGGFAMTYSTLATIVKYPYSSSQAGENGKFGYFTTEQALFERIAERVGLIALGKGRYCRHPLVYLLEAADDICYQVMDIEDGHKLKIIGTQETLDLLLGYFGSERQAHMRDVMSHVADPNEKVAYMRSCVVGLLVQECARTFIEHEDEIMQGRFTGSLIDHIGAVPAAGYKRCSEMAYARLYRAGYVVDVDLAGNRIITLLLDKLIDAVMHPERNYSQLLLNKFPQQYDVHAPSLFEKVQAVLDHISAMTDVYALNLYRQLNGIALPTV; this is translated from the coding sequence ATGAACTGGGATGCCCTCATATGTGATGTGCGGCTGGGGCTCGAGCACTACCACGACGACAACAAGGGCGGCGTGCGCAGCGACTTTGAGCGCGACTTCGACCGCCTGGTGTTCTCATCGCCCTTCAGGCGCCTGCAAAACAAGACCCAGGTGTTTCCGCTACCGGGCAGCATCTTTGTACACAACCGCCTCACCCACTCGCTCGAGGTGTCGTGTGTGGGCAAGTCGCTCGCCGGCGAGGTAGCCAAGCGCCTGATGCTGAAGTATGCCGGCGAGCCCTGGGCCACACGCCTGCCCGCCATGAGCGAGATTGTGGCAGCCGCCTGCCTGGCCCACGACCTGGGCAACCCGCCCTTCGGGCACTCGGGCGAGAAAACGATAGGGGCCTACTTCAGCGAGGGCGGCGGGCAGGTGCTCAAGCCTCACCTCAACGAGCGCCAGTGGGACGACTTGATACACTTTGAGGGCAATGCCAACAGCTTCCGCACCCTTGTGCACCAGTTCAAGGGACGCCGGCCGGGCGGCTTTGCCATGACCTATTCCACCCTGGCCACCATTGTCAAGTACCCCTACTCCTCGTCGCAAGCCGGCGAAAATGGAAAATTTGGCTACTTCACCACCGAGCAGGCCCTCTTTGAGCGCATAGCCGAGCGCGTGGGGCTCATTGCCCTGGGCAAGGGGCGCTACTGCCGCCACCCGCTGGTGTACCTGCTCGAGGCGGCCGACGACATATGCTACCAAGTGATGGACATCGAAGACGGGCACAAGCTCAAAATCATAGGCACTCAGGAGACCCTCGACCTGCTGCTGGGCTACTTCGGCAGCGAGCGGCAGGCCCACATGCGAGATGTGATGAGCCACGTGGCCGACCCCAACGAGAAGGTGGCCTACATGCGCTCGTGCGTGGTGGGGCTGCTGGTGCAGGAGTGCGCACGCACCTTTATCGAGCACGAAGACGAAATCATGCAGGGCCGATTCACGGGCAGCCTCATCGACCACATAGGCGCGGTGCCGGCGGCGGGCTACAAGCGTTGCAGCGAGATGGCCTATGCGCGGCTCTACCGTGCCGGCTATGTCGTCGACGTGGACCTGGCCGGCAACCGCATCATCACCTTGCTGCTCGACAAGCTCATCGATGCCGTGATGCACCCCGAGCGCAACTACTCGCAACTGCTGCTCAACAAGTTTCCGCAACAATACGACGTGCACGCCCCCTCGCTCTTTGAGAAAGTGCAGGCCGTGCTCGACCACATCAGCGCCATGACCGACGTGTATGCCCTCAACCTCTACCGCCAGCTCAACGGCATCGCCCTGCCCACAGTGTAG